A region from the Algoriphagus machipongonensis genome encodes:
- a CDS encoding App1 family protein — protein MSQLLKPQSLKTKPEKVRVEPFLAFGNKETVFVKGRVISSYRERRPSSRNSWIRNIIASIRRYSVFSVANAKVEIMLHEKTFEVETDEDGVFEKQIEVRNPNPGVVEQVNFKVKSPATKNKSVWVAKGVSRFNQKTGVISDIDDTVLISHSTELGKKFWLSISKNAYTRRPLPGVSKFYRALTHNGENPIFYVSSSDWSLYDLIRDFMRFRNIPLGPTLLKDKHINIKNIWKSGGGSHQHKLEKVQRIFDLYPNMKFFLIGDSGQHDPELYAEIIKSNPDRILAVFIRLVGSLEPERKANLEKIIGLNNFFFIESSDEALELASNHKFLEQ, from the coding sequence ATGAGTCAACTATTAAAGCCTCAAAGCTTAAAGACAAAGCCAGAAAAGGTTCGGGTTGAGCCATTTTTGGCTTTTGGAAATAAGGAAACTGTTTTTGTAAAAGGACGAGTAATTAGCTCCTATAGGGAGCGGAGGCCTTCTTCAAGAAATTCTTGGATCAGAAATATTATTGCATCTATTCGGAGATACTCAGTATTTAGCGTGGCTAATGCAAAAGTTGAAATCATGCTTCATGAGAAAACTTTTGAAGTAGAAACCGATGAAGATGGGGTTTTTGAGAAACAAATTGAGGTGAGAAATCCCAATCCTGGAGTGGTGGAACAAGTCAACTTTAAGGTAAAAAGTCCTGCCACTAAAAATAAATCTGTTTGGGTTGCAAAAGGGGTCTCAAGGTTTAACCAAAAGACAGGAGTTATCTCGGATATTGATGATACCGTATTAATCTCACACTCTACAGAGTTGGGGAAGAAATTTTGGCTTTCTATATCTAAAAATGCTTATACCCGAAGGCCTCTTCCTGGGGTTTCCAAGTTTTACAGAGCATTGACTCATAATGGAGAGAATCCAATATTCTATGTTTCCAGCAGTGATTGGTCTTTGTACGATTTGATCCGTGATTTTATGAGGTTTAGAAACATTCCTCTTGGGCCCACATTGCTCAAGGATAAACACATCAATATTAAGAATATATGGAAGTCCGGTGGTGGAAGCCACCAACATAAACTGGAAAAGGTGCAAAGGATTTTTGACCTATACCCCAATATGAAATTTTTTCTAATTGGTGACAGTGGACAACATGACCCTGAATTATATGCGGAGATTATCAAAAGTAATCCCGATAGAATTCTTGCAGTTTTTATTCGCTTAGTCGGGTCCTTGGAGCCAGAAAGAAAGGCCAATCTAGAGAAAATTATAGGCCTTAATAATTTCTTCTTTATAGAATCATCAGATGAAGCCCTCGAGTTGGCTTCAAATCATAAATTCCTAGAACAATAA
- the fahA gene encoding fumarylacetoacetase yields the protein MSDSTTNTLSTWVEVPKNSDFTIYNLPFGIFKNKRLTPRVGIAIGVKIVDLSVLDREGFFSDFFLPEGIFHSDVLNDLISLGKVQTKKIRERVQELLLEDNEKLRDHSARGKVMVNRKEAEMLLPVKIGDYTDFYSSLEHATNVGKMFRDPENALLPNWKHLPVAYHGRASSIIPSGVPVNRPKGQFKNPDMEKPGFGPSKKMDFELELAFITGKSTKLGDSVSTEDAEDYIFGFTLFNDWSARDIQAWEYVPLGPFLGKSFASSMSPWIVTLEALEHFRVNGPSQEPEVLPYLNCETPHSFDINLEVQIQPEGKKATKVCQSNFKYMYWNVAQQLAHQTINGCNINVGDLMASGTISGDAEESFGSMLELSWNGEKSLQLDGGEERTFLEDGDTVIMKGYAEKDGIRVGFGELKSQLIPAK from the coding sequence ATGAGCGATAGCACTACCAACACCTTGAGTACTTGGGTGGAAGTTCCAAAAAACTCCGATTTCACGATTTACAATCTACCTTTTGGGATATTTAAAAATAAAAGGTTGACGCCTAGAGTTGGAATAGCCATAGGAGTCAAAATTGTAGATTTGAGTGTTCTGGATCGTGAAGGTTTCTTTTCTGATTTCTTCCTTCCAGAGGGTATTTTTCATAGCGACGTACTAAATGATTTGATCTCATTAGGCAAAGTGCAGACTAAAAAAATTCGTGAGCGTGTGCAGGAGTTGCTTCTTGAAGATAATGAGAAACTCAGAGATCATTCAGCAAGAGGAAAAGTGATGGTCAACCGAAAGGAAGCAGAGATGTTACTTCCTGTCAAAATTGGAGATTATACTGATTTCTACAGTAGCTTGGAGCATGCCACCAACGTAGGTAAAATGTTCCGGGATCCTGAAAATGCATTGCTGCCAAATTGGAAACATCTTCCCGTAGCTTATCATGGGAGGGCTTCTAGTATTATCCCTTCTGGAGTTCCGGTTAATAGACCCAAAGGTCAGTTTAAGAATCCAGACATGGAAAAGCCAGGATTCGGACCTTCAAAAAAAATGGATTTTGAGCTAGAACTAGCTTTTATTACTGGGAAGTCTACCAAATTGGGTGATTCAGTTTCTACCGAAGATGCAGAAGATTATATTTTTGGTTTCACATTATTTAATGATTGGTCTGCCCGTGATATCCAAGCTTGGGAATATGTGCCTTTAGGTCCATTTTTAGGTAAAAGCTTTGCTTCGTCCATGTCTCCTTGGATCGTTACCTTGGAAGCATTAGAGCATTTTAGAGTGAACGGGCCAAGCCAAGAGCCTGAGGTGCTTCCTTACTTGAATTGTGAGACACCACATAGTTTTGATATTAATTTAGAAGTTCAAATTCAGCCTGAGGGGAAGAAGGCGACCAAGGTTTGTCAGTCGAACTTTAAGTATATGTATTGGAATGTTGCGCAACAATTAGCTCACCAAACCATCAATGGATGTAATATCAATGTGGGAGACTTAATGGCTTCAGGTACCATTTCTGGCGATGCAGAAGAGTCTTTTGGGTCGATGTTGGAGTTGTCTTGGAATGGCGAGAAAAGTTTGCAATTGGATGGTGGGGAAGAAAGGACTTTCTTGGAAGACGGTGATACTGTGATCATGAAGGGCTATGCTGAAAAAGACGGAATTAGAGTTGGTTTTGGAGAATTGAAATCCCAATTGATTCCAGCCAAATAA
- a CDS encoding valine--tRNA ligase: MSIASKYDPATTEAKWYAYWMEHKLFSSKVDPNKEPYVITMPPPNVTGVLHMGHMLNNTIQDVLIRRARMQGKNALWVPGTDHASIATETKVVNLLKEQGIDKKSLTREKFLEHAWEWKEKYGGIILDQLKKLGASCDWDRTAFTMDEGLSDAVISVFVDLHKKGKIYRGIRMVNWDPKGKTALSDDEVITKEIDSKLYYIKYQIEGTADEFLTIATTRPETIMADVAICVNPNDPRFTHLKGKKAIVPLINKAIPIIEDEYVDMEFGTGCLKVTPAHDINDYELGLKHKLEVIDILNDDGTLNEKAQILVGEDRFVARKMIGKKLKAIDQLEKIEDYKSNVGHSERTDAVIEPKLSLQWFLKMDEITKPAQKAVMEDIIQLYPPKFKNMYRAWMDNVRDWCISRQLWWGHRIPAYHLPNGEFVVAKTAEEALKIANEQFGGQFTAKDLQQDEDVLDTWFSSWLWPISVFDPEVFTTSKANEELKYYYPTNDLVTAPEILFFWVARMIIAGYEYMGEKPFNNVYLTGIVRDKLGRKMSKSLGNSPDPLELIAQNGADGVRTGMLFSSPAGNDLPYDDKLVEQGRNFSNKIWNAFRLVKGWEIDPSLDGAANKSSIEWFENRFHQALAEINAHFEKFRISDALMTTYKLVWGDFCSWYLEMIKPEYQHPIDQETYDKTIEIFEDILKILHPFMPFISEELWHQIDERSVEESLILASWPEEKTFDATITEEANQVFEVVSQVRNLRASKGMSPKETLDLTIKTSTPELYKRFEAVLKKLANLSSLEFGDKVENAISFVVKSDECFVPMGDSINVEEEKENIQKELDYTKGFLNSVMKKLSNERFVNGAPEKVISMERKKQADAEAKIKALEESLAKLG, encoded by the coding sequence ATGTCTATTGCTAGCAAATATGATCCAGCTACCACCGAAGCCAAGTGGTATGCCTATTGGATGGAGCACAAGCTTTTTTCATCAAAAGTTGATCCTAATAAGGAACCTTATGTGATCACTATGCCCCCACCAAACGTCACAGGTGTCTTGCACATGGGACATATGCTAAACAATACCATTCAGGATGTATTGATACGTCGTGCTAGAATGCAAGGCAAAAATGCGCTTTGGGTTCCAGGAACAGATCATGCTTCCATTGCTACGGAGACCAAAGTGGTCAACCTACTGAAGGAGCAGGGAATCGATAAAAAATCCCTTACACGTGAGAAATTCCTTGAGCATGCCTGGGAATGGAAAGAAAAATACGGGGGAATAATTCTAGATCAATTAAAGAAATTAGGTGCTTCCTGTGATTGGGATCGCACAGCTTTCACTATGGATGAAGGCTTGAGCGATGCGGTTATTTCTGTTTTTGTGGATTTACATAAAAAAGGAAAAATCTACCGAGGCATCCGAATGGTTAACTGGGATCCGAAAGGTAAAACTGCTCTTTCTGATGATGAAGTAATCACCAAAGAGATTGACTCCAAACTTTATTATATCAAATATCAAATAGAAGGTACCGCAGATGAATTCTTGACCATTGCTACCACACGTCCTGAAACTATTATGGCTGATGTGGCTATCTGTGTCAATCCCAATGACCCAAGATTCACTCATCTGAAAGGAAAGAAAGCTATTGTTCCTTTGATTAATAAAGCGATTCCAATCATCGAGGATGAGTATGTGGATATGGAGTTTGGTACAGGTTGCCTTAAAGTTACTCCTGCACATGACATTAATGATTACGAGCTTGGGCTGAAGCATAAATTAGAGGTGATTGACATCTTAAATGATGACGGTACACTCAATGAAAAAGCTCAGATTCTAGTAGGAGAAGATCGATTTGTCGCCAGAAAAATGATCGGCAAGAAACTGAAGGCAATCGATCAGTTGGAGAAAATTGAAGATTATAAATCCAATGTCGGTCACTCCGAAAGAACAGATGCTGTAATTGAGCCAAAGCTTTCATTACAGTGGTTCTTAAAAATGGATGAAATCACCAAACCTGCTCAAAAGGCAGTCATGGAAGACATCATTCAATTGTATCCGCCAAAATTCAAGAACATGTATCGTGCTTGGATGGACAACGTAAGAGATTGGTGTATCTCTCGTCAGCTATGGTGGGGACACAGAATCCCTGCTTACCATCTTCCAAATGGGGAATTTGTAGTTGCTAAAACCGCAGAGGAAGCACTAAAAATAGCCAATGAGCAATTTGGCGGTCAATTTACTGCTAAGGACCTTCAGCAAGACGAAGATGTCTTGGACACATGGTTCAGCTCTTGGCTTTGGCCGATTTCAGTTTTCGATCCGGAAGTATTTACAACCAGCAAAGCGAACGAGGAATTGAAATATTACTATCCAACCAATGACTTGGTAACCGCACCAGAGATTTTATTCTTCTGGGTGGCAAGAATGATCATTGCTGGTTATGAATACATGGGCGAAAAACCCTTCAACAATGTGTACTTAACAGGGATAGTTCGTGATAAACTTGGCCGGAAAATGTCCAAGTCTCTCGGAAACTCCCCTGACCCATTGGAGCTTATAGCTCAGAATGGAGCGGATGGAGTTAGAACAGGAATGCTATTTTCTTCTCCTGCAGGAAACGACCTTCCTTATGATGATAAGTTAGTGGAGCAGGGAAGAAATTTCTCGAACAAAATCTGGAACGCATTCCGTTTGGTGAAAGGTTGGGAAATTGACCCAAGCTTAGATGGTGCAGCAAATAAGTCTAGTATTGAATGGTTTGAAAATAGATTCCATCAAGCCTTAGCCGAAATCAATGCTCATTTTGAAAAATTCCGTATTTCGGATGCCTTAATGACGACATACAAATTGGTTTGGGGAGACTTCTGCTCTTGGTATCTAGAAATGATCAAACCAGAATATCAGCATCCAATTGATCAAGAAACCTATGATAAAACCATTGAGATTTTTGAGGATATCCTGAAAATCTTACACCCATTTATGCCTTTTATTTCCGAGGAGTTATGGCATCAAATTGATGAAAGATCGGTAGAAGAATCCTTGATTTTAGCTTCATGGCCAGAGGAGAAAACATTTGACGCAACTATTACGGAGGAGGCAAATCAAGTTTTTGAGGTGGTTTCTCAAGTAAGAAATCTAAGAGCTTCTAAAGGTATGTCTCCAAAGGAAACCTTGGATTTAACCATCAAAACTTCCACCCCTGAGCTTTATAAGCGATTTGAGGCAGTACTAAAGAAGCTAGCTAATCTCTCTAGCTTGGAGTTTGGCGATAAGGTGGAAAATGCGATTAGTTTCGTTGTGAAATCTGATGAATGTTTTGTCCCTATGGGAGATTCCATTAATGTGGAAGAAGAGAAAGAGAACATTCAGAAAGAATTGGATTACACCAAAGGCTTCCTTAACTCAGTGATGAAGAAATTAAGCAATGAGCGTTTTGTTAATGGAGCACCTGAAAAAGTGATTTCTATGGAGCGTAAAAAGCAAGCAGACGCTGAGGCGAAAATCAAAGCATTGGAAGAAAGTTTAGCTAAACTCGGCTAA
- a CDS encoding 3-keto-disaccharide hydrolase — protein MSKYILLFVMGVVSISCTSGNSTNNEVKPENQQSDWQVMFNGENLDGWIPKIQHHETGDNYAETFRVKDGIIEVNYDDYNEGFDDRYGHLFYEKPFSSFHMTWEYRFTDQWLEDAASYTYRNSGVMFHSQAPNSILKEQDWPISVEWQMLAEEKEGVPRPTGNMCSPGTDVFFEGEKDPRHCINSTSPTFQWDEWVRADLIVYGDSLVIHMVNGDTVLRYTKPQIGGGTATRFDPNIKVDGTPLKSGYIGLQSEGQGVLFRDLRIKEL, from the coding sequence ATGAGCAAATACATACTTTTATTCGTAATGGGAGTTGTGTCTATTTCTTGTACTTCAGGAAATAGTACGAACAATGAAGTTAAACCAGAGAACCAGCAATCAGATTGGCAGGTAATGTTTAATGGTGAAAATTTAGATGGGTGGATACCTAAAATACAGCATCATGAAACTGGTGATAATTATGCAGAAACATTCCGGGTTAAAGACGGTATCATAGAAGTGAACTACGATGATTATAACGAGGGATTTGATGATCGTTATGGACACTTATTCTATGAAAAGCCATTTTCATCTTTTCATATGACCTGGGAATATCGATTTACGGATCAATGGCTAGAAGATGCGGCAAGTTATACCTATAGAAATAGCGGTGTCATGTTTCATTCCCAAGCTCCAAATTCAATTTTAAAGGAGCAGGATTGGCCGATTTCTGTAGAATGGCAGATGCTCGCTGAAGAGAAAGAAGGTGTGCCAAGACCTACGGGGAATATGTGTTCACCTGGAACAGATGTGTTTTTTGAAGGAGAAAAAGATCCAAGACATTGTATTAATTCAACCTCTCCAACTTTCCAATGGGATGAGTGGGTAAGAGCAGATTTAATAGTTTATGGAGACTCTTTAGTGATCCATATGGTAAATGGAGATACTGTTTTGAGATATACCAAACCGCAGATTGGAGGAGGTACAGCTACGCGTTTTGACCCAAATATTAAGGTGGATGGTACCCCATTAAAAAGTGGTTATATCGGACTTCAAAGTGAAGGTCAAGGTGTTTTATTTCGGGATTTGAGAATTAAAGAGCTTTAA
- a CDS encoding sugar phosphate isomerase/epimerase family protein, with protein MKKHINLSFGLLLMAVVSFTACSSKTGTEETAETPEVAVSEPTNFGGLALYTVRDSMASNPKATLQAVADAGYAYVEAANYSEGTFYGMTPSEFKSYLESLGLTAKSAHMGMVTMENADQLIADVKAAGIEYFVIPVPPMGMFTFGPDGMGMKGTPDELVTIMNTLGEKCKAAGIKLLYHNHDFEFKAMDDGTIIEDLLLEKCDPELVNFQMDLFWVTKAGVDPLTYFEKYPGRFIAWHVKDMNDEGNFAPVGTGNIDFKRILAEKSKSGMEFYLVEQDQTFGLDPLEAIKISHDGLVEIGFK; from the coding sequence ATGAAAAAACACATTAACCTCTCTTTTGGCCTCCTCTTGATGGCTGTGGTATCCTTTACCGCTTGCAGCTCAAAAACAGGCACAGAAGAAACCGCTGAAACCCCTGAAGTAGCAGTCAGTGAACCTACCAATTTTGGAGGGCTGGCTTTGTACACTGTTCGTGACTCCATGGCAAGTAATCCAAAAGCAACCCTTCAAGCGGTTGCCGATGCTGGCTATGCTTATGTAGAAGCAGCGAATTATAGTGAAGGCACATTTTATGGAATGACTCCTTCTGAGTTCAAATCTTACCTTGAGTCACTAGGCTTGACTGCGAAAAGTGCTCACATGGGTATGGTTACCATGGAAAATGCTGACCAATTGATCGCAGACGTAAAAGCAGCTGGCATTGAATATTTTGTGATTCCTGTTCCTCCTATGGGCATGTTTACCTTTGGACCTGACGGGATGGGCATGAAAGGCACACCTGATGAATTGGTGACAATCATGAATACCCTAGGAGAAAAGTGTAAGGCTGCTGGAATCAAACTTCTTTATCATAACCATGACTTTGAGTTCAAAGCAATGGATGATGGAACCATCATTGAAGATTTACTTTTAGAGAAATGTGATCCGGAACTTGTTAATTTCCAGATGGATTTATTCTGGGTAACTAAAGCAGGTGTTGACCCTTTAACTTACTTTGAAAAATATCCAGGAAGATTCATTGCTTGGCATGTAAAAGACATGAATGACGAAGGGAACTTCGCTCCCGTCGGAACCGGAAACATCGATTTTAAAAGAATTCTTGCTGAAAAATCCAAGTCTGGAATGGAGTTCTACTTAGTGGAGCAAGACCAAACTTTCGGATTGGATCCTTTAGAAGCGATCAAAATCAGTCATGATGGATTAGTAGAGATCGGTTTTAAATAA
- a CDS encoding GreA/GreB family elongation factor encodes MSRGFVKEEDQEETPLVPPRADLPSGVTNYVTETGMEELQAEKQALIEEKSNLTAATEQEKRIASNFISAKIKLLDERIATAKIVDLSEQPKNEIRFGAKVTLKIGKSPKAMTYQLVGVDEADISKNKISFISPIAMILIGKKVGEKATLSLTKGDRVFEVMEIKY; translated from the coding sequence ATGAGCAGAGGATTTGTAAAAGAAGAAGATCAGGAAGAAACCCCGTTAGTTCCACCCAGAGCTGATTTACCCAGCGGAGTCACCAACTATGTCACTGAAACTGGAATGGAGGAATTGCAAGCTGAAAAACAGGCTCTCATTGAAGAGAAAAGTAACCTCACAGCAGCTACGGAACAAGAAAAGCGAATTGCTTCTAATTTTATCAGTGCAAAAATTAAATTGCTGGATGAGCGAATTGCAACTGCCAAAATTGTGGATCTAAGCGAGCAACCCAAAAACGAAATCCGTTTCGGCGCAAAAGTCACACTCAAAATTGGAAAAAGTCCTAAGGCCATGACCTATCAGCTGGTGGGTGTAGATGAAGCCGATATCTCCAAAAACAAAATCTCCTTTATTTCACCAATTGCCATGATTTTAATCGGCAAAAAAGTGGGAGAAAAGGCCACCTTAAGTTTAACTAAAGGAGATCGGGTATTTGAGGTAATGGAGATTAAATATTGA
- a CDS encoding diacylglycerol/lipid kinase family protein, which produces MSKVCLFIYNPISGENSLDEESLIEMFQVKLPLYQVEVFVTTGKDDESKVKIEFDRVKPEMVLIGGGDGTVKMVAKSLREENVPLCIVPLGSANGLAKCMGIHMIEDAWEAIRDHNIYDVDAIRIGDELCLHLSDFGFNANLVRRFEEKDGRGMLAYIQSSVSEIFNMEPHRYLLTINGESHKVSAKMLVIANGDQYGTGALINCNGKINDGKFEIIALNPESAKDYIRMTLAMFRGDLEEQKDSKIWRCERCEIENVDDIEFQIDGEVMGTPKKVIAEIEKHAFRFVGLKTKAVCQ; this is translated from the coding sequence ATGTCTAAAGTATGTTTATTCATTTATAATCCGATCTCTGGAGAGAATTCCTTAGATGAGGAATCATTGATCGAAATGTTTCAGGTAAAACTTCCTTTATACCAGGTAGAAGTTTTTGTCACCACTGGTAAGGACGATGAGTCCAAGGTGAAAATTGAATTTGATAGAGTTAAGCCTGAAATGGTTTTAATTGGTGGCGGAGATGGTACAGTTAAAATGGTGGCAAAATCTCTTAGAGAGGAAAATGTGCCGCTTTGCATAGTTCCTTTAGGTTCTGCGAATGGTTTAGCAAAATGTATGGGGATTCACATGATTGAGGATGCTTGGGAGGCAATACGGGATCATAATATTTATGATGTGGATGCAATCAGAATCGGTGATGAACTATGTCTTCATTTATCAGACTTTGGGTTTAACGCCAATTTGGTGAGAAGATTTGAAGAGAAAGATGGGCGAGGGATGCTGGCTTATATACAAAGTTCAGTTTCGGAAATATTCAATATGGAGCCCCATAGGTATTTGTTGACAATCAACGGTGAAAGCCATAAAGTGTCTGCAAAAATGCTAGTGATTGCAAATGGTGATCAGTATGGGACTGGAGCATTGATCAATTGCAATGGAAAAATCAATGATGGTAAATTTGAGATAATTGCTTTAAACCCAGAATCGGCAAAAGATTATATCCGAATGACTTTGGCCATGTTTAGAGGAGATTTAGAGGAACAAAAAGATTCCAAGATCTGGAGATGTGAGAGATGTGAAATAGAAAATGTAGACGATATTGAATTTCAGATTGATGGAGAAGTAATGGGAACTCCAAAAAAGGTGATTGCTGAGATAGAAAAGCATGCTTTTAGGTTTGTTGGTTTGAAAACAAAGGCAGTTTGTCAATAG
- a CDS encoding FAD-binding oxidoreductase — MSYIVKINTIQKLTHDVKRYQVDKPKDYSFVPGQATEVAINQEKWKEEKRPFTFTSLSDDDYLEFVIKSYRDHDGVTNKLDQLKEGDELIVDDSWGAIQYQGKGVFIAGGAGVTPFIGIFKELEKDGKLKGNQLFFANMTSKDVIMEDYFQKNLGSDFISILEKENKEGHAHGRIDKSFLKEHINDFSQEFYVCGPDAMVKAISESLGELGANPNQITFEK, encoded by the coding sequence ATGAGTTATATCGTAAAAATCAATACTATTCAAAAACTTACACATGATGTAAAAAGGTATCAGGTGGATAAACCGAAAGATTATTCATTTGTGCCAGGTCAAGCGACAGAAGTCGCTATCAACCAAGAAAAATGGAAGGAGGAGAAAAGGCCTTTTACATTTACATCTCTTTCAGATGACGATTACTTGGAGTTTGTAATAAAATCCTATCGTGATCATGATGGGGTAACCAACAAATTAGACCAATTGAAAGAAGGGGACGAGTTGATCGTAGATGATTCCTGGGGAGCAATTCAATACCAAGGAAAAGGTGTTTTTATAGCCGGTGGGGCAGGAGTAACCCCTTTTATTGGAATTTTTAAGGAGCTTGAAAAAGATGGAAAGCTAAAAGGAAACCAGTTGTTTTTTGCCAATATGACCTCCAAGGATGTGATTATGGAAGATTATTTCCAAAAGAATCTAGGGAGTGACTTTATCTCAATTCTAGAGAAAGAAAATAAAGAGGGACACGCCCATGGGAGAATTGATAAATCCTTTTTAAAAGAGCATATCAATGATTTCTCGCAGGAGTTTTATGTCTGTGGTCCGGATGCTATGGTAAAAGCTATTAGCGAGAGTTTAGGAGAACTCGGAGCAAACCCGAATCAAATTACCTTTGAGAAATAG
- a CDS encoding retropepsin-like aspartic protease gives MQLIDKTPIKIIDNLIFIEVKINDNSQSWNFMFDSGAGVTAIDQSLEDKLDLTYSGETKIGTAGKSLVSKTSINNQLSIGEDSELKDLTFYLMDLSHLSAYLKTNVDGILGLDLLNQLVVETNIDAMEMRFFSPANYEYSGNSIPLQIISLESGHFGLPVSVTPKKSKESLSMILKIDTGAANHITLHNSAITEFDLLDPQKKYKSRKGFSIDSTITNNLRGKIRSAELATKEWRNIPVVFEVDPLNEISERQGDGLIGQALLLDFNMTYHLDQEVIYFEKRK, from the coding sequence ATGCAATTGATTGATAAGACCCCAATAAAGATTATAGATAATTTAATTTTTATAGAGGTTAAAATAAATGACAACTCACAATCGTGGAATTTCATGTTTGATTCGGGAGCTGGAGTCACAGCAATTGACCAGAGTCTTGAAGATAAATTAGACCTTACTTATTCTGGGGAAACAAAAATTGGAACTGCAGGAAAGTCACTAGTTTCGAAAACTTCAATAAACAACCAATTATCAATTGGAGAAGATTCTGAACTAAAAGACCTCACATTTTATTTGATGGATTTATCTCATTTAAGTGCATACCTTAAAACAAATGTTGATGGTATTTTGGGATTGGACTTGCTCAATCAACTAGTTGTCGAAACTAACATTGATGCTATGGAAATGCGTTTTTTCTCCCCTGCTAATTATGAGTATTCTGGCAACTCAATACCTCTACAAATAATTAGTCTTGAATCGGGGCATTTTGGTTTACCAGTAAGTGTAACACCTAAAAAATCAAAAGAAAGTCTATCCATGATTTTAAAAATTGACACTGGTGCTGCTAATCACATTACACTTCACAACAGTGCGATTACTGAATTTGACTTATTGGACCCTCAAAAAAAATACAAAAGCAGAAAAGGGTTTAGTATAGATTCAACCATCACGAACAATCTAAGAGGCAAAATCCGTTCTGCTGAACTTGCGACAAAAGAATGGAGAAATATTCCTGTTGTATTTGAAGTTGATCCTTTAAATGAAATTTCAGAAAGACAAGGAGATGGGCTTATAGGACAAGCTTTATTGCTCGATTTCAATATGACCTACCACTTAGATCAAGAAGTCATTTACTTCGAAAAAAGGAAATAA
- a CDS encoding N-acetylmuramoyl-L-alanine amidase produces MESKYGFLKMTIAEFGPWIESQRIARTILTVQQHHTWSPSYVHFNGSNHFDRQASMRNHHVRNNGWNDIGQHFTTFPDGTILTGRSLEASPACIYGANRDSICIEHFGDFDEGKDQMTNEQRDTAVKLTAALCLKFRLPINTFSIIYHHWFDLNTGKRNNGTGGNKSCPGTNFFGGNKVDDCQVNFLPLVAAQIGDRPTPRPPQAIQKYVAVTASALNVRVGPAGSAALASDRNAVLMGGILRIYDEANGWLKISNSQSHWVYGRYTVDVKRATVNANVLRVRSGPGTQYSIVDNLMEQEEVFISEEHQGWCKISLEQKWLSKDFLDFS; encoded by the coding sequence ATGGAATCAAAATATGGTTTTTTAAAAATGACTATTGCTGAATTTGGTCCTTGGATCGAATCTCAACGAATTGCCCGTACAATACTGACAGTTCAACAGCACCATACTTGGAGCCCTAGCTATGTCCATTTTAATGGCTCAAACCATTTTGATCGACAAGCGAGTATGCGTAATCATCATGTCAGAAATAATGGCTGGAATGATATAGGTCAGCACTTTACAACATTTCCAGATGGAACGATTCTGACTGGCAGGTCACTAGAGGCTAGCCCAGCATGCATTTATGGAGCAAATAGAGATTCCATTTGCATCGAACATTTTGGGGATTTTGATGAGGGCAAAGATCAAATGACGAATGAGCAGAGAGATACTGCCGTAAAGTTAACAGCAGCTCTTTGTCTCAAATTTAGACTTCCGATCAATACATTCAGTATTATATATCATCATTGGTTTGACCTGAATACTGGGAAACGAAATAATGGTACAGGAGGAAATAAATCCTGTCCCGGTACCAATTTCTTTGGAGGTAACAAGGTGGATGATTGCCAGGTAAATTTTTTACCTCTAGTAGCAGCGCAAATTGGAGATAGGCCTACACCACGGCCACCACAGGCTATTCAAAAGTATGTTGCAGTTACGGCTTCTGCTTTAAATGTTAGAGTAGGACCAGCCGGCTCAGCTGCTCTCGCTTCAGATCGAAACGCCGTGCTTATGGGAGGAATTCTGAGGATTTATGATGAGGCAAATGGATGGTTAAAAATATCAAATAGCCAATCACACTGGGTTTATGGAAGGTATACTGTCGATGTAAAAAGAGCTACTGTCAATGCCAATGTACTTCGGGTGAGAAGTGGTCCGGGTACTCAATATTCCATCGTTGATAACCTGATGGAACAGGAAGAAGTCTTTATTTCAGAAGAGCACCAAGGCTGGTGTAAAATCAGTTTGGAACAAAAGTGGCTAAGTAAAGATTTCTTAGACTTTTCCTGA